The genomic DNA ATCATATGAGGAACAATgtagagaatatacatactgatgttaggttttacaatcaagaatatcaaataaactattaactctttaactcccagaagtgattaacataaaacttctccctacaatatccatacattcttcagcaaacaggtaatgagaatattcaaacttatcaggtagaagctgctatcttgatctagcaccaagttgtcataactaatttacaaggaaatgtgtagcagctacaggggaggattaacaatcagatcttgggagttaaaagggttaaggccATGTTCATTATACATCCACATGAGCAAGTTGCCTTCTCACTAACAGAGTTGAAGCACAATAGGCTTattagctttttttctttttttaattaagttctgtttagttttgttGAGATTAATTGGGTTTCAATTATTTGAATGTGGAAATTAACAGCACAAAGAAACAGGAAGCCTAAATGATGTGTGTTAACTGACAGGTGAGTCAGTCCTGAAACTACACATACATGTAACTACAAGAGACAGAAGGGGGGCTAGTTATGGGGTTACAGGAATATAAAGGGCGGAAGGAGACTTGATCCAGGAAGGAAGAGGATACCTTCAGTTTCAATTTTCTGTAGAGCATTCCTAAATGCATAATGTAGCAGGTTCTGAATATTTTATAATTCACATCCTCGTAAAATAGCtatcatattttgaaatattcagCTTGCTGCATTTATAAGTGCCCTCCTTACTTCCTCGCTTCCTCGTCACCCAGATTTTCTAATGGAGGctgaaattttcagtttcaacgCTTCTCAGCATAACATAAGCTCAACGAACAGCAAATACAACGAAATTGGCATCTACATATTAcagggaaggaaaaaaatcagagttttcCGGTGCAAACACTACAACACCACTTGGGAGGAAATAGTCCGCTTGCTCATAAAATTGAAAGCCTACCTCGTCATGTCGCAGTACAAGGAAGGCACCGCCACCAGCAGCCTTTAAAATGATGGCAAGAAACTTAGGGTTAACCGCACAGTATGCCGAATCGACGGAATTTCCTGAAACTTGAAATCCTTCGTAGCACTTGTCTTTTTTCGCTGCTGTGCCGAATACATGCCGAAATTTTGATGATCTCACGAACTTCGCCATATCTGTCGGTACTAAATACCCTCAAGGAACTATCTTTGGTACTTTTGCTGATCactcaaaacaacaaaaatccAGGACAGCGATCGAAGAGAAGCTGGCTGTAGCGTATGCAGCAGGAAAGTAATGGCAGATTGAGGGGAGGGGCGCATTAGAGGCCTGGTTATAGTCACATGATCAAAGCTCCTAATTTGAGTGTCTCATTGGAATCCCTCTCACTTGGATCCTTCCTCATCTTCTTGGCGCGCTGTTGAAATTTGCTCCTAATAATCGAGTGTCTCATTTGAATTTCTCTCACTCAGCTCCTTCCTCAACTCCTTGGCGCTCTCTTGAAAATTGCCATGAGTATTGACGTGTTTGcggtaataattttttcttttgaagtaatttcaaaatttatctttattattttttaattcttcgaCGATCAAGGACTTAGTGCAATTCAAGCTTTGTAAGAGGTGCTCTGAAACGTAGCCCAGTGCAGAATTGTCTGAACATGCTGCTCAAGTTCCAACGGAATGAGTTTATTATGTCTTTTTGTCGTCACCTAACTTATCTTGTTTGATTGCGACTGAAAACGTCAGGTATTCTCCAGAAAAAGATATTTTCTGCCATAGAGTTTTAATCCTTAAAAACCCAGGTTTGTCTATACATGTTCTCCAGAGATCACTCTGTTTTGACAACGTTTCACCATAGAGTAAGACGAGGGAAGCTTTGCAGAAGCCCTTATGTGAAAGATGTGAGGAGATTGAAAAGTTAATCGAGTCCACTTCTGCGCAGGTACCGAGAGGTTCATTTCATGTTactttgatttcagttttaaatgatgAACATTTGTCCAGATGATCAAAGTTAATTATTTACTTGTAAAGAGTTAACCATGCACGGGATCCCATGCCAATTCTATCCTTCACTGAGTTTACAATTTCTTTTCTGTCAAACTCGTTATTTTACAATTATTCACGTCAGGCTCAATGAATGTTATTGAATTTGTCTcaggattattcaacaatattcactgacTCTAGCCCTGAGACgattaattgttttagtataattgctcaggtgctttcTAATTCTGTTGTAAATGATGGTTTTGATGTTGAAACCATTCTTTTCcaattgttttgatcgtacgtaACAAGATAAAGAGCCAGTTTGCACTAGAATTTGATAGGTTTGTGTAATTCAATTActaaaaacttcatatctttcttttgaaaagtgttactCCAAACTTGAttgcatcttttgtgctcttcggAATTGAATTTTCTTGATTGCTTTCATCACCTCCTCAATAACACTTGCAAAAGCAAGGCAGCAATTTTGACCTTTAGCACTtctgctataatcaccttgtGCGAGGTGATTATAGTGAGATATGTTGCAAcccttaaccaatcagagcatgaGTATCTCTATAATCACCAGAGCATTTATGCCAATAAACACTATTATTGCCCATGGACAATATATAGCAAATCCTGTGTTCTTATTGGTTACCTGAGTGGGCAAGATGGGCTCATTTTACCTGCTTTGATCCcatgcaagaaaaaatttattttggacAATACAGCAATGGAGTTGTAAAAAGCACCAGAGGGCagttttaacaaagaaaacataaatgaCTCTGTTGGGTTTATTGTGCTTAACTTTGTTTTCCAGCTCTTGAaaaaaacaagtcattcttaTCCTTATTTAACTGAGATCTTTTTGCAGTATAGAAAATTCTTTATTTACCAAGCTTGTTCAGTTAAGATGACCGGATAttagcttctttcttttttttcttggtttttttttcggtccattgtaaaatgaaaaaaaaggactcggccaatatccagccatcttggtCAATAATGCATATATACTGTACCCAAAGAGAAAGGACAGCAAGATACTTCCATTCACTGAATATACCTCATATTAAATTGCCTTATGTTTTTCCTAGCTTGGGCCTCAGACATTTTCACTTGGTGTAGAGCTAGGagaaagcattttaaaagtgaTAGCCTATCTGCTTCATTATGTATATAGTTCttaatcaaaaacaaattgatcctTTTTAGCATTGTATTGTATTACTAAAAGATATTGCCATTAGAATataaaaaaccaacaacaatgACAACAGAAGATTgattataaaaaaacaaaaactattcaCAACCATGTGTAAGAGGTCTGAAAGGCTATAAACACATGTAGGGGACAGCTATAATGatcatttttgtcttttgttccAGAATCTTCATGGATTCTTTCCACAACTACTCAGTAGTATTTTTGGATATGCAGGCTCAGCTGATTGGGGTCTTAAAACTCTTTCACGTGACAAGAAAGACTTTGCTACAGTACAACAATTTTTATCACCTGCTGGTCCAgtttttaaattgattgacaTGTTGCAGGCAGATGACCTGAAACGTTATGAATTCTTTATTAACTGCCTTCCTGTAAGTGTCAGCAccttttcatgtttgtttgcttgttggtTTTCTGGTGCAGCTGTAAACGTTTGCTTATCAATGTTTTTATTCACAGTGATTACTATTAAAGCTAATTATGGATAGTAGGAAGGTACATAACAGAATAAATACTAGCTAACTTCACTGCACGGAAATGAGAGAATTTATGATATGACTTTGATGTAATTTACACCACTGTTCAAGGACATGGCAGGGCTGTGCACTAGCAGAGCAGAGGTGTCACAGGGTCAATGACTCACTGTACAACTTTGTTTTTATGGAAGCTTTTGAGAGCATTGTGTTCTAGTTTTCTATGATAAGAGTTGTCAGCTGTCTGGTGATTCTTGGTAGAAATCATTTCTTTGTACCTTTGTTACCAGAATTAAGATTATGTCATTTCCTTACCTTTCACAGTACAAATTTGCTCTTTTGAACTTTAACTGGATGTTGTAGTCGATAcaagttttttcctctttctagTGGTATAACCTTGTCATATTTTCACCATAGATTTCAACACAGAAATCACTGTCAGAAGGTATGATTCCTGTCTTGTACCGAGACAAAGTACCAGTCAGAACTCCTGGTGATACTATGAACACTGTATTGCTTAATATCCTTCatacaattgaaatttttaaaagtaatttttacaaGCACCGCCAGAAGGCAGAGGAAATTGTTTAACAGGCAACATTCACCCAAACTTAACTACAAGGGGTTTGCAGATAGATGCCATATGATAAACTCAACTTATATGAAAGTCAACTTTTTCATAGTTTCATGTTCTTGGTTAACCTCCATAAACTGGATCTGTAAATGATGTGTGGTGAACTCACATTTATTGATTTGGGAAAGATTGTATCAGGAAATTCATATGTCttcaaaagtgaaataaaaaaaatacatgtcaTGAAAAGTAATTCACATGACCAATTCATAAGCCTTCTAACCCATCTAACCATTTAAATCGGGtgacagaatttccccttacaatatcaatacaatatcaagcagacaagtgatgagaatatgaAAAGTATCACTTAGGGTATtggtagttgatccaataataaattctctcaactaacaGAATCATAAAGCAGACAATAAGGAGGATTACTGATGGaattttgtgaatgaaagggttaaggaagtgtttttttcttaaccaGTGTGTATGCATCTAAGCCAGTGGGAACATTGGGAATttatatattaataataataataatttatgaaataaaggATTAAATTGTTGCTTAACTTTTTCAAGATACCTTTGAATACTACATGTTTCATTTTGCTTACTACATTCTGCATCAGAAAGTCAATACAGTAAGTATGGAATGTTGACTGATTGGATGTTACGAACTGACAACAGATATGCCTACTGGTAATTACAATACTGTATCTATATAATGATATCTTTGCATTGCTTTTGAGCTTGTGTACAGCTGCCAACAATCTTCTCTCATAATTTCTTTCTCATTATTAGTCAGTACTTTACTTTGGGTTTATggtcaaaaaatatattttcaaaattttataaaGTGTTTCTAATAGTGCTTTTGTTCATAACTGATAACTGTAGGAGTCTAGCTTCATGGCAACCCAGGACTTTCTGTACCTGGTAGTGTTGGATGACTATCTTAACTTTTTTTTGCCGTCCAATGGAGCTGCCATCTCACACAGTACTGTCAAGGCCAGGTCGCCAACTAGTTCAGTGAGGAAATCTGCAAATTGGTGAGAATTTtaggagaaaaattttttgGCTTAACAACTGGCTCCTGGAATATGCAACCCACCTAAAATGGCTGGTGAAATTCACACTTAACTATCATGCACAGcagtttttttcatatttgtctTCTTTCGGGGAGGTCACAATACAGTAACATGAACAGTGacaattacttttattttgtgtcTTTCATTTGTTATTGTTACCAATGACCTTTGCTGTTATTTTTGCACAGGCATGAACCAAGTATGTACACAAGGACCCAGTATTTTCCAAACCAGTTCCCAGGCATGATTAAACCTTCTTCTGGCAGAGTTAGTCCACCCAGTGCTCACCATGGAATGTTTGATCGCAGCTCACAGGAGATATGGAGATCTGAAACATTTATACAGGTGAATTATGCCTATATTGGTTTGCCAGATGTCcatcttttatttcaaactagATCTGCCTGATGCATTTTTTCAGTAGTTGTGGTTACTATAAGTTAAttaacaaactttcttttcaaactcTCTGGGAAAATTATTCTCATTAAAACCATTTGAAACACTAAGTACAAAATGAGCTGATTTAAAAGTACACAGACAACAAACACAGTAATAGTCAAATCTTTGAACATTAAATTGAACAGTAATGGAGTTTTATCTCTGATTTGTAGATACTCGTAGAATTCTGGTTGAATCAGAACACAGTGGATTCTGTTTCAAGAAATGTTCTCTCCCATGGTCAGGTGCGGTAATTTATTCTGACTGTGTACACTGTAGTGTAGTCATTATAGTTTGTGTGTTTCGCCCTCAACTTTGTTGTAAgagataaaaatgcaaaatgagAACATCTCCCTGCAGCCATGTTGACCAGCCAACTTTGGTCTATCACAAATTATTAAATAGTTAAAGTGACATTATTGGAACAACATTACTGGAATAACTTGAAAACTCAATCAAACAAAGCAAGTCTCTCTCCAAATTTCGTAGGAGATTAAGTGATACTGATTTTAAAGGGTGCTTTTGTTACTCCTTCTCATGAATTTGAGTGATCATTTTTATTCGTATATACTTTTCATAATCTGATACATCTATATACTCTATTAGGATCCTTGcatattttagatattttcatatatattttatgctttatttttacctattttcttgcatatttttttgttttgttgtggaGCCTTTTATACATGAGCCTTGTTGCTTGGAAGACCGCTTTCCATATCATCGTCAATAGATAGATTAATACATTGTATTACAAGTGGACAAAAGAAATTTAGCagagaaaaattgttatgaTCCTGACCTCAGgacataattttgatttcatcaaTGTGACAGTAAATGTCTCTCAAAAGCTACAGTGTATGAAAACCAGCTTTAAGAAGTACTTTCCAGCTGAGCCTTCTCTGCCAACTTGTGACGTGAGCTAGTCAGAGAAATGGCTTCTGTTGATCTTGTCCAATTGTAGAGCCAGCCCCAAAATCTATCATGGTTGAACTGTTTTAATGCTCAATCAATAAAACTCTAATAGTAGGCTTTAGAAAGAATTGTttatgttttcaattttcaggAGTATTTTATGCCTACATTAGACCATGTTCGAGTGGTGAGGATTCTAGTGAAGCATGTTCATACATTTGTGTATGCCAAGGTGTCTGATGTTGCTCAGCTCTCTGTATTACACCCCTCAGATGAACTGAGAAGGTAGAAGatttttcttgactttttgtAAATGTAACCTCAGTTAAACCACACTATTAATGAGGCATTTGAAATTGAATAATTCTCTGCCTAAATTTTGATTGCCATAGCTATTACTTATTGAGATGTAGGTGTTATgctttttttcctaaatttgcAACATTTTCCTGCTACTACATTTTATTGATGAAAACCTTAAATATCCTAGACACCATCCACATACttgtttcctttggtttttgtttatatGAAGAAAAAGCTTGCAGGATGTTAGGAATATGGCTGATTCTTGTGCTATGTTTTAGCACTTAGCCAGTGTATGGAGGTTTTGGGAAAAAATAGTAAAGATTTTTGCTCAACACTTGTGTATTATGAAGTCCTCTTGGATCTTTTTGTACATATCGAGGTGGCTAAAGACAGAACTATGTGGAAATTTCGCATTATCATACATAGGTGATAGATCATATTTCTCCTCAGAAAATGGCTCGGCAAGGAACTTCTCTCCCTTTCCTCCCCTAATGAATCcttctttgtgttttttcacattttgtaATATCAAAGGAGGGGAGAGAGAGgttatgttaaaaatattttgagttgtTGTGagtttttcattaaatcaaGTAACCTTTTAGCAATTAACTTGGATATGACTGTAATTAATCCatagtatttttttgtttgtgccaGGGTCATCGTCgttcaatttcttcaaaagaagctttatttttttctatgtcaCTGCTTTTCTCACTGGCCTCTGGATCCCTCCTTTAGATATGTGAGTGTCTTTACttttttaacctttacaccctgaGATCAGTATtcgtattctccatactgttctctatacatttcctatggtgctgataTGGGGAATTTCAACAATTGAGAGCTTCTCTTGTAGGTGATCATTTTCTCATATTCTCATGGCTTTAATTTGTGATTCAACAGTGATACTGTGAAGAGAAATAGGATGCCATCAACTCCTAGGGGTTTAAGTGTTAATTAGTTCATTTTGTATAATATACAAACAAAGCATGGTGAAGATACACAACTGTACAAGACATATTAATTGTTGACTCTGTCATGCCTTGCAGGTGTTGGAAACATGGCTGAGTTACATTCAGCCTTGGAGGTATTCAAAGTCCCAGCCTGGCTCAGTAGCATCTGGAGATGATGAGTCCAAAATGACTGCTAGCCCTGAATGGTAAGAGAAACAGATACTGTATTCAGGTGAATGCCACTGAAATTGCTTTGCATCTCACCTATACTCTGACTATGATCTGTTTGCTTCTTTGGATATAACTGAACAATGTTGAAAATCGTTATCCAAGGATGTTTACTCATTCTCTCTCTAGATCTAATCTGCTCTGTCTGCCAAAcactttttcttaattttaagatCGAGAATTTTGGTGTCACATCAAACAGTTCTACTCTCCGATATTTCCTCTCTTCTTATCGCGTTTCtccttgaaaatgtattgaataATGGAAGGAGAAATGACTTTATAGTCCATCCTTGGAGTGAGAAGATTATGATGAGAAGACTTCATTCATGGTGTCAAATTTTCTTGTACCTAAACTGAGAGAAATCTGGTCCAAGATTGTAAAGTAAATGCCTTTAAATACCTTTAGCATGATACATCTTGTAATCTCTGGAGGTGACtgtttctcaagttattttgccACAATTTTCCAGTAGCCTGCTATCATAATCCAAATGTCCCAAGCATATGAAGTGTACATTAtgtctattttttgtttcaaataggaaatcttttgtttttgaaaacctCCTGTTTTACTCTGCCTTGTTGTTTGAGTTTGTGTCTCGTGCTTGCCGTTTCAATCTGACATCATCTAAGGATGCTCATCTGCTTTTTAGGGTCATTAAGGTAAGGAGGCCTTTAAAGTTTGTATAGTGTCTTTTGATATATACCTCAGCTGGCACATGACTTACtgtattgttattttgtttaactCTTACTTTACGATCTTGTTAGCCTACAACttattttttgtaagtttaacaaattttgatattaaatttAAGGGCATTCATTTGTAACATAACATCACATAATATTGAATATCAATATTCACAGGTGTTTGCCCAACCTCATTTGGTGGATATGATTGAAGAAGGTTTGTATTACAATGTTTTACTACATTTTGTATATCTCAGTCTTTAATTAACTCTTTCCACACAAGCATCAGCATgtttattctccatactggtctctatacatttcctatggcactAACAAGGAAAATTTAGCTAAAAATCAAGATCTCTCAAGTTTGCGATCATTTCTATAACTCTCATGAGCCTAATGTTTGTTTCAGCAGTGATAGTTGAgtaagaaattagatgctggttaAAAGGTCAAAGAATGTTACTTCACCTCCAGTAGCTGTGAGCCTCAAGCAGTGCGCTGAAATCTCTTTATGATTACCATACCAACTTCATTCAATTTCAAgcctttaatttctttttcacacCTTACAAATTGATTTTTACTAATGTGAGGAGGAATTAGTTCTCTCAtgtctttaactcccaaaaccagattgttaattctccccttaaGCTGCTACGCAATTTTAGGTcaattagttacgagaatttggtgttagatcaagataataacatGTACCTTATAAGTTCAAGTAATCTCACcacctgtttgctggaaaaGGCATGGATATTATAGAGGGAAGgtacatgttagtcacttctgggagtgaaagagttatcacacaaggtgctaacaaggtgctgacaagaagaatttgtcaaacaatcaagagcttttttcaCAGGTGATCGGTTCCTTTATCCTCCTgacttaaatgtttgattcaggggtggtgtggtaaggagaaattagatgctggtcacttgtaggggttaaagggttaaaagtctTATCTTGGTATGGTGTGATATTTCCATTTCTCTTCCTAATTACCTTCACAGGAGAGAAGGCATTTTTAAATCCATCTGGGAATCGCCATACTTCATCCTCATCATCAGTTAATTTAACTGCATTAAGCTCAGCCATTAAGGCTCACATTGTTGAGCTGGAAGGATCTCCAAATTCATTTAGAACAGTGTTCCATTTTCCAGGAGCAACAAAGGTAAGAGTTATTGTTAAGATCAAGATCTACATGACATCTCCTAACTTAAGGATCAGTAAGAAACTAAAATAACGACAAGCATTTTCCATAATGCAGATTTTCCCTGAACTTTAAAGGAACAAAGGgtgatttttttggaaaatgtacACATCCAACACTTTTCTTCTGTATAGCTCATAGTTCTTCTTGAAATGACAACCATTCTTAGTTAAAATTTGCCAATCAAAAACCACTCAAATTCTTTCTACACCCTACAAACCTTTCACAGAAtcgtttaaaaaagaaaagcttatAAAAGTTTTTAAGAGGCAGTTTTATTCAATCTTTCTATGTGGTATCAGATGGGTGAACTTTACACAAGAGTGTTAGCTGCCCTTGATGAAGCAAAGGCTATGAATCAGACTGCTCAGGAATCTGAGGGCAACACAAGAGGATTTACAGGTTTCTTAAGAAATTTTCTCAAGCATGGTGCTTCACAAGGCGATGAGTTTGAAAGAAAAGCTGACAGTACGAAACTTTTGTCATATTTGGAACAGACCAGCAATTTGATGCAACAAGTTGTCAAGGTTTGTCTGCAGATAATATTTGATATAGTTAAAAGAGTTACAACAAAAACCTCAAAATTTCCTAGTAGGTGGCTTTAATTAGAGTATACCAAGGGTCACaaatttatgtttgtttttctttcacagTTAATGTTATAGCATTTTCTTTTGTAACTTAAAAAACCTATTTTTATATATGAAAAAGGGAGAATGCATATATACAATGATGTTCACATTGTTTCAATCTTTCATGCGTCTTGCCTTGAAATTGCAAATTTCTCTTTCTCCAAGGTTTCAGTCTCTGACTTGTTAATTGTGTCTCACTTAAAGGTGTacatttattgttgttgttgttgtttttgttgactttgAAGCTTTCATTTGTTTAGCTCTAGGAAAATGATTTTGCACCTATGCAATTATTAAATTTATGATTAGTATTAActctgattttttaaaattaatcttattttgaaaataattatgattaaagcaacaacaaaaaaaattgataaaacttcAAAATAGCAGTCTACATATAATGCAAGTTGTTGTTATGATATTTCTCCTTTTAGAATACAGAAACTTCAGATGGTGGCATATTAAATAGTTCAATACAATGGGAAATCCCTTCATCAGTAAAAAGAAGCAGACACACATCTGCTCCTGGCTCTCAGTCTTCCCTCCCAGATCATATTGAGACAGAAAGAGGTCCTGTATTAACACCTTTGGGAAGATATCAAGTATGTGAAAGATTATTGCAGGATGTTgatgttttttggtttttttttttttattcagcagATGATATTATCACAAGCATGGGTTTTCATGAACTCTTTACTCCCTAGCATTAGTAGTCAAATCCTCTACattgttctctttacatttcctacaGTACTGACAAGGGTAGTTCAGGTGACATCAGGGGCtccttaaattggtgatcatttctttcattctaatGATCTTCAAATTTGATTCGAGGGTGGTACTGTGAGAGAAATACGAAGCCAGTCATCCTTATggatttaagggttaagaaatgGAATAGCAGAAGGGTAgtgtaaaataaagtaaaaagaTAGTATACACCATGTCTGAAGGAAAAATAACTCAGGTCATCAAAatttaaatggagaattcttcaTTGTTGCAAGAGAATTCTGCGACTTCCTGTACTTAATAAACACCCTGAGGCAACAAAAGGGTTGTTTCAGGTCATTATAACACCAAATGGGTTTGTTCTCTTCATTGGTACCCTAGTCTATGCATTGCTTGTTAATAGGATCTATACATTGAAAAATCAGTGATGGAGTGGCATCTCATCCAGGGTTAGAGGCAATACTCTAAATGGCATTTTGCTACATGGACCAGGGGAAGCTGGGGCTGTATGAGCCTCTTGGCTCAATGACTGACTACTTTACCTTTTTAGATGATGAATGGTCTTCGCAAGTTTCAAGTGAGATACAGTGGTGATCCAGAGCTTACCCCAATTTGCAGCTTTGAAAATCCTGCATTGGTTCGTCTTATGTACAGGCTCTCCACACATCTAAATAAAAAGGTTGCAAATGCATCTGTAAACTTTTATAACTCAATTATTCTACTTAATATATGAAATACCTATCTTTCCTTTTCAATCATGGTTTAAATTGTccttttttggaaattgttaGTAACAAGGCACTGCCATCGATGATTTCTGGGATAAACAGTTTATCCTAGTCTCTAGCAGTGATTTTTGTAGTTGTGATTGAGATGACTTATAATGAATTTCTGTTTTCACTAGAATTATTACCACAACTGTAGATCAATGAGAGATCACTTAAAGTGTTACATACTCATACCTTTTTCTCTCACATTTAGTTTGGCAAATCCTTGGACAAGTTGTACATAGATTCAAGACTTTTCAGACAAGCTGCTTGCTTTTTCTCACCGGCTGTAAAA from Pocillopora verrucosa isolate sample1 chromosome 2, ASM3666991v2, whole genome shotgun sequence includes the following:
- the LOC131797328 gene encoding sphingomyelin phosphodiesterase 4, translating into MSIDVFASKTREALQKPLCERCEEIEKLIESTSAQNLHGFFPQLLSSIFGYAGSADWGLKTLSRDKKDFATVQQFLSPAGPVFKLIDMLQADDLKRYEFFINCLPISTQKSLSEGMIPVLYRDKVPVRTPGDTMNTVLLNTFEYYMFHFAYYILHQKVNTESSFMATQDFLYLVVLDDYLNFFLPSNGAAISHSTVKARSPTSSVRKSANWHEPSMYTRTQYFPNQFPGMIKPSSGRVSPPSAHHGMFDRSSQEIWRSETFIQILVEFWLNQNTVDSVSRNVLSHGQEYFMPTLDHVRVVRILVKHVHTFVYAKVSDVAQLSVLHPSDELRRVIVVQFLQKKLYFFLCHCFSHWPLDPSFRYVLETWLSYIQPWRYSKSQPGSVASGDDESKMTASPEWKSFVFENLLFYSALLFEFVSRACRFNLTSSKDAHLLFRVIKVFAQPHLVDMIEEGEKAFLNPSGNRHTSSSSSVNLTALSSAIKAHIVELEGSPNSFRTVFHFPGATKMGELYTRVLAALDEAKAMNQTAQESEGNTRGFTGFLRNFLKHGASQGDEFERKADSTKLLSYLEQTSNLMQQVVKNTETSDGGILNSSIQWEIPSSVKRSRHTSAPGSQSSLPDHIETERGPVLTPLGRYQMMNGLRKFQVRYSGDPELTPICSFENPALVRLMYRLSTHLNKKFGKSLDKLYIDSRLFRQAACFFSPAVKSLSSSTPSRQSSTSPSQFLQEPVQLQISLRVFASYRTLSYLFVLWLFFRFTSMNVFVVILLWILVLVAIVLNHLTPCHKKSLVYGR